From the genome of Sulfitobacter sp. D7, one region includes:
- a CDS encoding hydantoinase B/oxoprolinase family protein has translation MSDSKALDPVTFEVLKNSFITSVDQMAEQMLRTCYSFVIYNRDFSNALHDAEGNSVAQGNDDIAVHVGTLHFTCKDVIRVFKGDMMPGDVYAINDPYAGGTHFSDVRLVRPIFDEDELIGFSQSNGHWSDLGGSVPGSFDVTAKDMFREAVRITPVRLFRAGDFCSDVANLIANNTRDPASIIGDIHSQAQATQVAEREILRLVRKYGREQVKQGMNEVQDYVERAVRQRIAALPDGTWKSVDYIDRDPSGGEGMIPIHIKMTIKGDQIHYDFEGSHPTIGSMYNSAPGATFSAVVAGMKTFFPDLPLNSGFYRMLSVAAPENSVVSAQWPTAVTGFLMPFEKIMNSVFEMWSEIMPERAIACAFNLEYLLAGGTDKRREEDSTFMFYEWLPGGWGGRRGKDGSDVTTACFGTGLMSQPNEGNERVNPTRTLEFQIKKDSAGPGKWRGGTGVQKTSLLLESEKSVMSYVCDRERAVVWGVDGGLPSMPHGLTIKRAGSDTHEWLGSVFSDFPMYSGDEFARPTAGGGGFGDPLERKTEAVLTDVVDDYVSIKRAALDYGVVIKEIDADLCEYEVDEAETEKLRAHIRENRVAWARIDPEKVAEMYRKGEIDAMDAVRRYAVILDWETGEPLPKTIEQFRESFERRSVAHWT, from the coding sequence ATGAGTGATTCAAAAGCCCTAGATCCCGTCACGTTTGAAGTTCTCAAGAACTCCTTCATCACATCCGTTGACCAGATGGCCGAGCAGATGCTGCGCACCTGTTACTCCTTTGTGATCTACAACCGAGACTTTTCTAACGCGCTGCATGATGCCGAAGGCAATTCGGTTGCGCAGGGCAACGATGACATCGCGGTGCACGTCGGCACGCTGCACTTTACCTGCAAAGACGTTATTCGCGTCTTCAAGGGCGACATGATGCCCGGCGATGTCTACGCGATCAACGATCCTTACGCAGGTGGCACGCACTTCAGCGATGTCCGTCTGGTGCGGCCGATCTTTGATGAAGACGAGCTGATCGGGTTTTCGCAGTCAAACGGGCACTGGTCTGATCTGGGTGGCTCTGTGCCCGGTTCGTTTGATGTGACGGCGAAAGACATGTTCCGCGAGGCGGTTCGGATCACACCTGTCCGGCTATTCCGTGCCGGCGATTTTTGTTCCGACGTTGCCAACCTGATCGCAAACAACACACGCGACCCCGCGTCGATTATCGGTGACATCCACAGCCAGGCACAGGCCACGCAGGTGGCCGAACGTGAAATCCTGCGGCTGGTGCGAAAGTACGGGCGCGAGCAGGTCAAGCAGGGCATGAACGAGGTGCAGGACTACGTTGAACGCGCCGTGCGCCAGCGTATTGCGGCGCTGCCCGACGGCACATGGAAATCCGTCGACTACATCGACCGGGACCCGTCAGGTGGCGAGGGGATGATCCCGATCCACATCAAGATGACAATCAAGGGTGATCAGATTCACTACGATTTCGAAGGCAGCCACCCGACGATTGGTTCGATGTACAATTCCGCGCCGGGAGCCACATTCTCGGCTGTCGTCGCGGGGATGAAGACCTTCTTTCCTGACCTGCCGTTGAACTCCGGCTTCTATCGGATGCTCTCTGTCGCTGCGCCGGAAAATTCGGTGGTCAGTGCCCAGTGGCCCACGGCGGTCACCGGCTTCCTGATGCCGTTTGAAAAGATCATGAACTCGGTTTTCGAGATGTGGTCGGAGATCATGCCGGAGCGCGCCATCGCCTGTGCATTCAACCTTGAATACCTGTTGGCGGGGGGCACGGACAAGCGGCGCGAGGAGGACTCTACATTCATGTTCTACGAATGGCTCCCCGGCGGTTGGGGCGGACGGCGCGGTAAGGATGGCAGCGACGTCACCACAGCCTGCTTCGGAACCGGGCTCATGTCTCAGCCCAACGAAGGCAACGAGCGGGTCAACCCGACCCGGACGCTTGAATTTCAGATCAAAAAAGACAGCGCAGGCCCGGGCAAATGGCGCGGAGGGACAGGGGTGCAGAAAACCTCCCTGCTTCTGGAAAGTGAAAAATCCGTCATGTCCTATGTCTGCGACCGCGAACGCGCCGTCGTCTGGGGTGTTGATGGCGGTTTGCCCTCCATGCCGCATGGTCTGACCATCAAACGCGCCGGCTCGGACACGCACGAATGGCTTGGGTCTGTCTTCTCTGACTTCCCGATGTATTCGGGAGATGAGTTTGCGCGCCCGACCGCGGGGGGCGGCGGCTTTGGCGACCCACTTGAACGCAAGACAGAGGCTGTTCTGACGGATGTGGTGGATGACTATGTCTCTATCAAACGAGCCGCGTTGGACTATGGCGTTGTGATCAAAGAGATTGATGCGGACTTGTGTGAATATGAGGTCGATGAGGCCGAGACCGAGAAACTGCGGGCGCATATTCGTGAAAACCGCGTGGCTTGGGCCCGCATTGATCCTGAAAAGGTTGCCGAGATGTATCGCAAAGGCGAGATCGACGCGATGGACGCCGTGAGACGCTATGCGGTGATCCTGGATTGGGAAACCGGCGAGCCGCTGCCCAAGACGATCGAACAGTTCCGCGAGAGTTTCGAGCGGCGCAGCGTGGCGCACTGGACCTAG
- a CDS encoding ABC transporter ATP-binding protein translates to MSLELESISVAFGGFKALDDVTISLKKAEIVGLIGPNGAGKTTCVNIITGFQDPTSGTVMLDGQDINAKAPYDIRRRGLARTFQAGRLFSGLDVLDNLAVTGVGLGHSRRASEDEALRVLSWMGAGHLAELPAAGLPYTDERRVGIARALMFAPDYLLLDEPAAGMSETEADDLAQIIRRIADELNCGVLLIEHNVGLVLSLSNHVYVLDAGKIIEEGDKTEILASQAVREAYLGAEHAPENMEHA, encoded by the coding sequence TTGTCATTGGAACTGGAATCAATCAGCGTTGCGTTTGGTGGCTTCAAGGCTCTGGATGACGTGACGATTTCGCTAAAGAAGGCGGAAATTGTCGGGTTGATCGGCCCCAACGGAGCAGGCAAAACCACCTGCGTCAACATCATCACAGGCTTTCAGGACCCCACGTCAGGCACGGTCATGCTGGATGGGCAGGACATCAACGCCAAAGCGCCCTATGACATTCGCCGCCGGGGTCTTGCGCGCACGTTCCAGGCCGGGCGCTTGTTTTCCGGGCTGGATGTACTGGACAATCTTGCAGTGACCGGGGTGGGCCTTGGCCATTCGCGGCGCGCCTCCGAAGACGAAGCGCTGCGCGTGTTGTCCTGGATGGGGGCCGGGCATCTTGCCGAACTGCCCGCAGCCGGGCTGCCCTATACGGACGAGCGCAGGGTCGGCATTGCGCGTGCGCTGATGTTTGCCCCCGATTACCTGCTGCTGGACGAACCCGCCGCAGGCATGTCCGAAACCGAAGCGGATGATCTGGCACAAATCATCAGGCGGATCGCGGATGAGCTGAACTGCGGTGTCCTGTTGATCGAGCATAACGTCGGGCTTGTCCTGTCATTGTCAAACCACGTCTATGTTCTGGACGCGGGCAAGATCATCGAAGAGGGCGACAAGACCGAGATCCTGGCCAGCCAGGCGGTACGCGAAGCCTATCTGGGCGCAGAGCATGCGCCAGAAAACATGGAGCACGCGTGA
- a CDS encoding ABC transporter ATP-binding protein, giving the protein MSKLGVFDVAVRYGKVPALSDVSFTVQEGERLFISGPNGAGKSSLLKAICGAVATTHGRIEVDGDVLNGRSPEAIARLGLTMVPEGREVFGTLTVEENLRVGTGIRKDKAAIETDIDGIYQSFPILGERRHANAGALSGGQQQMLAIGRGLMTNPKLMMVDEPSLGLAPNIVDQVYETLVNLQAERGLTLIIVEQSSARAARVGGRMVLLRGGHVAGDGDAAGFAESDLLKEAYFGQNQSEDAT; this is encoded by the coding sequence ATGTCAAAGCTGGGTGTTTTCGATGTCGCGGTTCGGTATGGCAAAGTGCCTGCACTGTCGGATGTTTCCTTTACTGTTCAAGAGGGTGAGAGGCTGTTCATCTCCGGGCCGAATGGGGCGGGCAAGTCCTCTCTGCTCAAGGCGATTTGCGGAGCCGTTGCCACGACCCATGGCCGCATTGAGGTGGACGGCGATGTGCTGAATGGCCGCTCGCCCGAAGCGATAGCGCGTTTGGGTCTGACTATGGTTCCGGAAGGCCGCGAGGTTTTCGGAACGCTGACAGTCGAGGAAAACCTGCGTGTGGGCACGGGCATCCGGAAGGACAAGGCGGCGATTGAAACGGATATCGACGGGATCTACCAGAGCTTTCCTATCCTGGGTGAGCGGCGGCATGCCAATGCCGGAGCACTGTCCGGCGGACAGCAACAGATGTTGGCGATCGGGCGCGGTTTGATGACCAATCCCAAACTGATGATGGTGGATGAACCTTCGCTTGGGTTGGCTCCGAATATTGTCGATCAGGTCTATGAAACGCTCGTCAATCTGCAGGCCGAACGCGGCTTGACCCTGATCATCGTTGAACAGAGCTCGGCCCGCGCGGCCCGGGTTGGCGGGCGCATGGTGTTGCTGCGCGGGGGTCATGTTGCCGGCGATGGCGATGCGGCAGGCTTTGCGGAAAGCGATCTGCTTAAGGAAGCCTACTTTGGGCAAAACCAGTCGGAGGATGCGACATGA
- a CDS encoding ABC transporter permease subunit, translated as MNAVPQLLFDALSLGGIYAMAALGIALIFGVMKLVNFAHGEYIAFCVFALIVPSTDAVAVMFLGKAPAILLIPLLLLIGAAIAVASEFFVFRHMRNATPVAMMISSFALGFVIQNTLLLVYGKATRSVTPTG; from the coding sequence ATGAACGCCGTTCCACAGCTGCTCTTTGATGCGCTGAGCCTTGGGGGCATCTATGCCATGGCCGCACTTGGGATTGCTCTGATCTTCGGGGTGATGAAACTGGTGAATTTCGCCCACGGCGAATACATCGCCTTTTGCGTTTTTGCATTGATTGTGCCCTCGACGGACGCAGTTGCCGTCATGTTCTTGGGCAAAGCGCCGGCGATTTTGCTGATCCCGCTGCTGCTGCTGATCGGCGCTGCAATCGCCGTCGCCTCCGAGTTCTTTGTCTTCAGGCACATGCGCAATGCCACGCCTGTGGCGATGATGATTTCATCTTTTGCCTTGGGGTTCGTGATCCAGAATACACTGCTGTTGGTCTACGGGAAGGCAACCAGATCGGTGACGCCAACCGGGTAG
- a CDS encoding nucleotidyl transferase AbiEii/AbiGii toxin family protein, translated as MAHEDYVAQVALLVRILPYVAKEKIFALKGGTAINLFYRDLPRLSVDIDLTYLPVKDRAESLVEINDAMDRIAAAIESGITGAKAQRISGGGGGATRALARLGTAEIKIETSPVTRGVVHDPEQREVSEAVEEAFGYATMNIVSFEDLFGGKLHAALDRQHPRDLYDVKLLYENEGFTDELFRTFLIYVASSPRPPHELLNPNLIDLDQPYVREFEGMTKESVDLAELISTRDRLIADIQSRMDEDAKRFLRTLHKGKTSAATATKRF; from the coding sequence ATGGCGCATGAGGACTATGTCGCCCAAGTGGCGCTGCTCGTGCGGATACTGCCGTATGTCGCAAAGGAGAAAATATTTGCGCTCAAGGGTGGGACGGCCATCAACCTCTTCTATCGCGATCTTCCGCGCCTCTCGGTCGACATCGATCTGACCTATCTGCCTGTCAAGGACCGCGCCGAAAGCCTCGTCGAGATCAACGACGCGATGGACCGGATTGCCGCCGCCATCGAAAGCGGAATCACCGGCGCCAAAGCGCAGCGCATTTCCGGGGGTGGCGGCGGCGCCACGCGTGCGCTCGCCCGCCTCGGCACAGCCGAAATCAAAATCGAAACCTCCCCCGTTACCCGGGGCGTCGTGCATGATCCGGAACAACGCGAAGTCTCCGAAGCCGTCGAGGAGGCGTTCGGATATGCGACGATGAACATCGTTTCCTTCGAGGATTTGTTCGGCGGCAAGCTCCATGCGGCCCTTGATCGCCAGCATCCGCGAGACCTTTACGACGTCAAGCTGCTCTACGAGAATGAAGGCTTCACGGACGAGTTGTTCCGCACTTTTCTGATCTACGTCGCGAGTTCACCACGCCCGCCGCACGAATTGCTGAACCCAAACCTGATCGATCTGGATCAGCCCTATGTCAGGGAATTCGAGGGCATGACGAAGGAATCCGTCGACCTTGCGGAATTGATCTCAACGCGCGACCGCCTGATCGCGGACATCCAATCCCGCATGGATGAAGACGCGAAGAGGTTTCTGAGAACCCTGCATAAAGGGAAAACAAGCGCCGCAACAGCGACGAAACGCTTCTGA
- a CDS encoding type IV toxin-antitoxin system AbiEi family antitoxin domain-containing protein, giving the protein MSGQEHEKLKSLLEAVPTGFLVDSAWLEHHGIGRRSSYAYVQRGWLERLGRGVFRRPAPGNATTNTLDWKTCLLSLQHIMHYPVHIGGVTALGLQGYAHYLSLGDKSTVWLYGSKIPNWLEKLPLNAELRTRSVSLFSDLELGVDGARRNPDETASSLPWDWKLVMSSPERAVFEALDELPDQESFHNLDMAFESLTTLRPRTLSALLSSCKKIKVKRLFFVFADRHDHAWRKRLDPEEFDLGSGDRALVKGGKIHPRYRIMVPEEFVGKERGHGA; this is encoded by the coding sequence ATGAGTGGACAAGAACACGAAAAACTAAAGAGCCTTCTTGAGGCTGTTCCCACGGGGTTCCTCGTGGACTCCGCCTGGCTTGAGCACCACGGGATAGGCCGGCGTTCGTCCTACGCCTATGTCCAACGCGGCTGGCTAGAACGCCTTGGCCGCGGCGTCTTCCGCCGCCCGGCACCAGGCAACGCCACCACGAACACGCTCGACTGGAAGACCTGCCTGCTCTCGCTCCAGCACATCATGCACTACCCTGTCCATATCGGCGGGGTGACGGCATTGGGCCTGCAAGGCTATGCGCACTATCTCTCCCTCGGCGACAAGAGCACAGTCTGGCTCTACGGCTCAAAAATCCCCAACTGGCTCGAAAAACTGCCGCTCAACGCCGAACTCCGCACACGCAGCGTATCACTGTTCTCCGATCTTGAATTGGGTGTCGATGGCGCACGAAGGAATCCCGACGAGACAGCATCGTCCCTGCCCTGGGACTGGAAACTGGTGATGTCTTCGCCGGAACGCGCGGTGTTTGAGGCGCTGGACGAGTTGCCGGATCAAGAGAGTTTTCACAACCTCGACATGGCGTTCGAAAGCCTGACGACGTTGCGCCCGAGAACCCTCTCGGCACTGCTCAGCAGTTGCAAGAAGATCAAGGTCAAACGCCTGTTCTTCGTGTTCGCCGACCGCCACGACCATGCCTGGCGCAAGCGACTCGATCCGGAAGAGTTCGACCTCGGCAGCGGGGATCGCGCATTGGTCAAAGGCGGCAAGATACATCCGCGCTACAGGATCATGGTGCCCGAAGAGTTTGTAGGAAAGGAACGTGGTCATGGCGCATGA
- a CDS encoding plasmid pRiA4b ORF-3 family protein — translation MIELKIELIGIKPPIWRRILVPNDISLDILHSVLQGAMPWQDYHLHEFEIGEDRFEARDESDDSWDPNDGRKDEKKFALGELVKKGSQFTYTYDFGDGWRHLVTVEKISKPTGRPDLDFPACVAGERACPPEDSGGPYSYEEFLDALTDKHHPEHRDTKQWAGAFEPEVFSVQQANAAVGAMFVWAKERHNRK, via the coding sequence TTGATTGAGCTGAAAATCGAACTTATTGGCATCAAACCACCGATCTGGCGCCGGATCCTCGTGCCGAATGACATCAGCTTGGACATCCTGCATTCCGTTCTCCAGGGCGCTATGCCTTGGCAAGACTATCATCTGCATGAGTTCGAGATTGGCGAAGACAGGTTCGAGGCCCGCGACGAAAGTGACGACAGCTGGGACCCAAACGATGGCCGGAAGGACGAAAAGAAGTTTGCTCTTGGAGAGCTGGTCAAGAAAGGCAGTCAGTTCACATATACTTATGATTTCGGCGATGGTTGGCGGCATCTCGTCACCGTTGAGAAGATTAGCAAACCAACCGGAAGACCAGATCTGGACTTCCCCGCCTGTGTTGCCGGAGAGCGAGCGTGCCCGCCAGAGGATAGTGGCGGGCCCTATTCTTACGAAGAATTTCTCGACGCGCTGACCGACAAACACCACCCGGAACATCGCGATACAAAGCAATGGGCGGGCGCGTTCGAACCGGAAGTGTTCAGCGTGCAGCAAGCCAATGCTGCCGTCGGTGCGATGTTTGTATGGGCAAAAGAACGCCACAATCGAAAGTGA
- a CDS encoding TerB N-terminal domain-containing protein produces MSSIIKFFRITFFLVLYFFLCMVVVTTMLQAWPIGGQMLFAFGVPVILVWWQEKRRSRKVAAKAQAEGSSANLPSRPEPVPRPSAYDKRIERERERTREANASKQPAAVQAYSPPKQDYAEIVRAGKSAAPALAAAAERNQPSRVASSASARSSKSEWVPSNETASVAGRAIGGMVYVGTPPLLNTYGYRDKCRAYIDPSLSVARSGADKAGEGMPYWPGYSDISPQCRATYLDWLASGRNDASYNPGYMFLYFYGLERRFFVDQSNEDAKDIVQEVRRLQSLYPDNHSVRRYLGEFLDIAMLAETDLDAIEPIFERQSWELPFSLKYAIGARIDKGENLTADWLLSWFICHPETNLRTPATRCRDEFVALFRMRFDRRFPDGLKVTKPRKSLTASYRAASSEFQGSANPTVDGKPVPDISGLRKPVEIAQELADEVMTDLDKLSRFLGRNPDGRGSVEAHALLPSELWDAFPSEEMDRLKSWASTIVDRGGLVPLEEVIGRLEGETSEKIGKRQMTGAADALARLGFGLAPDPRFALRSPKAEEPVVLFSLGEPIERLEEVSDSYRSALIELALGSFVAHADGRIADPERRALEDQVSAASLSDQERRRLRANLEWFLAVPPDMALLRRKLKEVGQDSQAAMRAALVGAAHADGIIHSDEVASIEKIYKALGLDPALAYSDLHAGEVADGPRTVRASKPGRPGEAIPDLEKASGPKLDATRIAAIRSDTERVSSVLGQIFDVEEEESGASTPDYQSQVAGLDPKHGALVLEVLTRGHWSETEFEKICASHGLMVSGALEVVNEWAFETYDEALLDEYDGYDVSPEIAEAVKEKMSAEGRDVEVETT; encoded by the coding sequence ATGTCTTCAATAATCAAGTTTTTCCGAATTACATTCTTTCTCGTCCTATATTTTTTCTTATGCATGGTCGTGGTGACCACAATGCTTCAGGCTTGGCCGATTGGCGGCCAGATGTTGTTTGCATTTGGTGTTCCCGTCATTCTGGTCTGGTGGCAAGAAAAACGGAGATCGCGGAAAGTCGCTGCAAAGGCGCAAGCTGAGGGGAGTTCCGCAAACCTACCCTCCCGACCTGAGCCGGTGCCGCGCCCAAGTGCCTACGACAAGCGTATCGAGCGTGAGCGCGAACGAACCCGCGAAGCCAACGCGTCCAAACAGCCGGCTGCCGTGCAGGCTTACTCCCCACCAAAGCAGGACTACGCTGAAATCGTTCGGGCTGGAAAGTCTGCGGCGCCGGCACTTGCCGCGGCCGCAGAACGAAACCAGCCCTCGCGAGTGGCATCGAGCGCATCGGCCCGATCATCGAAAAGCGAGTGGGTCCCGTCTAATGAAACAGCTAGCGTGGCCGGCCGCGCCATCGGAGGGATGGTCTATGTTGGCACGCCTCCCTTGCTGAACACCTACGGGTATCGTGACAAGTGCCGAGCCTATATCGATCCATCCCTGTCTGTCGCGCGCTCTGGAGCCGACAAAGCTGGTGAAGGTATGCCCTACTGGCCCGGATACTCGGATATCTCACCTCAGTGCCGGGCGACCTACCTCGATTGGTTGGCCAGCGGGCGCAACGACGCCTCCTACAACCCCGGCTACATGTTCCTGTACTTCTACGGGCTGGAGCGTCGCTTCTTCGTCGATCAGTCCAACGAAGATGCCAAGGATATCGTCCAGGAAGTCCGGCGGCTGCAGTCACTTTACCCTGACAACCACTCCGTCAGGCGCTATTTGGGCGAGTTCCTCGACATTGCGATGCTTGCCGAAACCGACCTCGACGCTATCGAGCCGATTTTCGAGAGGCAGAGCTGGGAACTTCCGTTCTCACTCAAATACGCAATCGGAGCTCGGATCGACAAAGGCGAGAACCTGACAGCTGACTGGTTGCTGAGTTGGTTCATCTGCCATCCGGAAACAAACCTGAGAACTCCCGCGACGCGGTGTCGTGACGAGTTCGTCGCTCTTTTCCGTATGCGGTTTGATCGGCGTTTTCCTGATGGGCTCAAAGTTACAAAGCCCCGGAAATCTCTCACGGCATCCTATCGGGCCGCCTCCAGCGAGTTTCAGGGGTCCGCCAACCCAACCGTCGACGGCAAGCCGGTTCCCGATATTTCCGGCCTGCGCAAGCCGGTTGAGATTGCCCAGGAGTTGGCTGACGAGGTGATGACCGACCTCGACAAGCTCAGTCGCTTCCTGGGCCGAAACCCTGATGGCCGCGGAAGCGTTGAAGCTCATGCATTGCTGCCTTCTGAACTGTGGGATGCCTTCCCATCCGAGGAAATGGACCGCTTGAAATCTTGGGCAAGCACTATCGTCGATCGGGGGGGATTGGTGCCGCTTGAGGAGGTGATCGGACGTCTGGAGGGAGAAACGAGCGAGAAAATCGGGAAACGGCAGATGACAGGAGCGGCCGATGCGCTCGCCCGCCTCGGTTTCGGTCTGGCGCCCGACCCTCGGTTTGCGCTCCGGTCGCCCAAGGCGGAGGAGCCTGTTGTCCTGTTCAGCCTGGGCGAACCCATCGAAAGACTGGAGGAAGTTTCCGACAGCTATCGAAGCGCTCTGATTGAATTGGCACTTGGGTCGTTCGTTGCTCATGCGGATGGTCGCATCGCGGATCCTGAACGCAGGGCACTGGAGGATCAGGTTTCTGCCGCGTCCCTCAGCGATCAGGAACGCCGCAGGCTGCGTGCAAACCTTGAATGGTTCCTGGCCGTGCCACCGGACATGGCACTTCTGCGGCGGAAACTGAAGGAGGTGGGCCAAGACAGCCAGGCCGCTATGCGGGCAGCGCTGGTTGGTGCAGCACATGCTGATGGCATTATTCACTCCGACGAAGTTGCAAGCATCGAGAAAATCTACAAGGCTTTGGGTCTAGATCCTGCGCTTGCCTACTCAGACCTGCATGCTGGCGAAGTTGCGGATGGTCCTCGCACTGTTCGTGCCTCGAAACCGGGTCGTCCGGGCGAAGCGATACCCGATCTTGAGAAAGCCAGCGGACCCAAGCTCGACGCTACGCGGATCGCAGCAATCCGTTCGGACACCGAGCGCGTGTCGTCCGTCCTCGGTCAGATTTTCGATGTCGAAGAGGAAGAAAGCGGTGCCTCCACGCCTGACTACCAAAGCCAGGTGGCAGGGCTTGACCCGAAACACGGCGCACTTGTCCTCGAAGTACTTACCCGGGGGCATTGGTCTGAGACCGAGTTCGAGAAGATCTGCGCCTCGCATGGTTTGATGGTATCCGGGGCTTTGGAAGTCGTGAATGAATGGGCTTTTGAGACCTACGATGAAGCGCTGCTCGACGAGTATGATGGATATGACGTGTCTCCGGAGATTGCGGAGGCAGTAAAAGAAAAGATGAGTGCGGAGGGCAGGGATGTCGAAGTTGAAACCACGTGA
- a CDS encoding ATP-binding protein yields the protein MSKLKPRERDAIVQALRAGVVPKLGLRHIQVGRVREIEELVKDMDRISDGGSAIRFIIGEYGSGKTFFMNLIRLVALEKGLVVMFADLAPDRRIHATGGQARGLYAEMARNLSTRTKPDGGALASVVERFVSQAHRDAEERDAPTGSVIRERLGHFEELTGGFEFAEVIRRYWEGHETGDDELKSAALRWLRGEFATRTDARKALGVRTIIDDASVYDHLKLMSAFVCEAGYKGLLVGLDEMVNLYKLTSSQARNANYEQILRILNDVLQGSAENLGFLMGGTPEFLMNTRRGLYSYEALQSRLAENTFARDGLVDLSGPVVRLASLTPEDLFVLLANVRRIMQDDAGALPDDALEAFMAHCSDRIGEAYFRTPRNTVTAFVNLLSVLEQNPGVEWSDLIEKIEVSEDLGEDMTEVDESTGAQDLGDDDLISFKL from the coding sequence ATGTCGAAGTTGAAACCACGTGAACGCGATGCAATCGTACAGGCGCTTCGGGCCGGGGTCGTGCCCAAGCTCGGCCTGCGTCACATCCAGGTCGGCCGCGTCCGCGAGATTGAAGAGCTCGTCAAGGACATGGACCGGATATCCGACGGCGGATCGGCGATCCGGTTCATCATTGGAGAATACGGATCGGGAAAGACGTTCTTCATGAATCTGATCCGTCTTGTCGCGCTTGAAAAGGGTCTGGTGGTGATGTTCGCGGACCTGGCGCCCGACCGGCGCATTCACGCGACCGGTGGTCAAGCTCGAGGCCTCTATGCAGAGATGGCCCGAAACCTGTCGACACGGACAAAGCCAGATGGCGGGGCCTTGGCCAGCGTGGTGGAGCGTTTCGTCAGCCAGGCACACCGCGATGCTGAGGAACGCGATGCGCCCACGGGGTCTGTCATTCGTGAACGCCTTGGTCACTTCGAAGAGCTCACCGGGGGTTTTGAATTCGCAGAGGTGATCCGGCGATATTGGGAAGGCCATGAGACCGGCGACGACGAGTTGAAATCCGCTGCCTTGAGATGGCTGCGTGGTGAATTCGCCACACGCACCGACGCGCGCAAGGCGCTTGGTGTGCGAACGATCATCGACGACGCCAGTGTCTATGACCATCTGAAGCTGATGTCGGCATTCGTGTGCGAGGCCGGGTATAAAGGATTGCTGGTCGGCCTCGACGAGATGGTGAACCTCTACAAGCTCACTTCGTCGCAGGCCCGCAATGCAAACTACGAACAGATCCTCCGGATCCTGAACGATGTGCTGCAGGGTAGCGCCGAGAACCTCGGATTCCTTATGGGTGGAACCCCGGAGTTTCTGATGAACACCCGTCGAGGGCTCTATAGCTACGAAGCCCTTCAATCGCGTTTGGCCGAGAACACCTTCGCGCGAGACGGATTGGTCGACCTTTCAGGACCGGTTGTCCGGCTGGCCAGCCTGACCCCTGAAGATCTCTTCGTTCTTCTGGCCAATGTGCGGCGGATCATGCAGGACGATGCCGGTGCTCTGCCGGACGACGCGCTCGAGGCCTTCATGGCGCATTGTTCGGACCGGATCGGTGAAGCTTACTTCCGCACCCCGCGCAATACGGTGACGGCCTTCGTGAACCTGCTTTCCGTACTCGAGCAAAACCCCGGTGTCGAGTGGAGCGATCTGATCGAAAAGATCGAAGTCTCCGAAGACCTCGGCGAAGACATGACCGAGGTAGACGAGTCGACTGGTGCCCAAGACCTTGGTGACGATGATCTGATCAGCTTCAAGCTCTGA